One genomic region from Salvia hispanica cultivar TCC Black 2014 chromosome 2, UniMelb_Shisp_WGS_1.0, whole genome shotgun sequence encodes:
- the LOC125205099 gene encoding uncharacterized protein LOC125205099, which translates to MSSETAPLNPKTLSLRRNSATPFRWSLGRRRPRLPTVRLGGKRPRHGLSLPRLCKKAKLKWLELKYMSILKKLKNYYKGFMKDLMEGSTAIESYQQRMFLEASFGIPVMGLSMNSYHSSN; encoded by the coding sequence ATGTCTTCCGAAACTGCCCCCCTCAACCCAAAAACCCTCAGCCTCCGCCGCAACTCCGCCACCCCCTTCCGGTGGAGCCTGGGCCGCAGACGGCCTAGGCTCCCCACCGTTCGCCTCGGCGGGAAAAGGCCCCGCCACGGCCTTTCCCTGCCGAGGCTCTGCAAGAAGGCCAAACTCAAGTGGCTAGAGCTCAAGTATATGAGCATCctcaaaaaattgaagaattacTATAAAGGATTCATGAAGGATTTGATGGAAGGGAGCACTGCAATTGAGTCATATCAGCAACGGATGTTTCTAGAAGCTTCTTTCGGTATTCCAGTTATGGGCCTTTCAATGAATAGTTATCACTCAAGTAATTAA
- the LOC125205102 gene encoding uncharacterized protein LOC125205102: MSLNQKSLTLHRHSATPFRWSLGRRRPRLPTVRVGGKKSRHGFSLPRLYKKAKLKWLELKYLSMLKKLKNYYKELVKDVMQGSGTIESYQQCMLLEASFGLGNPVMGVSFH; the protein is encoded by the coding sequence atgtCCCTCAACCAAAAAAGCCTCACCCTCCACCGCCACTCCGCCACCCCCTTCCGGTGGAGCCTCGGCCGCAGACGTCCTCGGCTCCCCACCGTTCGTGTCGGCGGGAAAAAGTCTCGTCACGGCTTTTCCCTGCCGAGGCTCTATAAGAAGGCGAAACTCAAGTGGCTTGAGCTCAAGTATTTGAGCATGCTAAAAAAGTTGAAGAATTACTATAAAGAATTGGTGAAGGATGTGATGCAAGGGAGTGGCACAATTGAGTCATATCAGCAATGCATGCTTCTAGAAGCTTCTTTTGGTCTTGGTAATCCGGTTATGGgtgtttcatttcattaa
- the LOC125205103 gene encoding putative FBD-associated F-box protein At5g56690, with the protein MAALIMGDGHACDGKLISSENGGFDKLSDDVLIRILSRMNVKEAARTSVLAHRWRYLWRFVNGTLKFDRWNTATANVRKRENFLAWANAVVKHHQFQCIEGMVIKSYMGAEDFEDNDSSIACAVDDLVYFAMNKQVQRLKLRLLFRHMYSFPVLKMLLASYSLGFGSPFYRLRDLRLVHVNVEDEEYNIPIVALPDLPQLCSLKRLEVQVHTEGCHSLLFFTSLINASPQLREFRIEVRYSDLSSYLGDVELSFPVIGTANAVKFVHSNLKVVEIKGYVGCSSEEEMLLELIKIGPLIERVAIDTETDYYYFLQPQRSGMHLTEIVATTRNEAKERARHFVSSFLKQIEVIVT; encoded by the exons ATGGCGGCGTTGATAATGGGTGATGGACATGCTTGCGAT GGGAAACTGATTTCGAGTGAAAATGGTGGTTTTGATAAATTGAGTGATGATGTACTGATTAGGATTCTGTCTCGAATGAATGTTAAGGAAGCTGCGAGGACGAGTGTCCTCGCGCATAGATGGAGATATTTGTGGAGGTTTGTCAATGGCACTCTGAAATTTGATCGTTGGAATACTGCCACTGCAAATGtaaggaaaagggaaaatttcTTGGCATGGGCGAATGCTGTAGTGAAGCATCATCAATTTCAATGTATTGAGGGCATGGTTATTAAATCTTATATGGGGGCAGAAGATTTTGAAGATAACGATTCGAGCATAGCTTGTGCAGTTGACGATTTGGTGTACTTTGCTATGAATAAGCAAGTTCAGAGGCTCAAGTTGAGACTTTTGTTTAGACATATGTATTCCTTCCCAGTTCTTAAGATGTTATTAGCATCATATTCACTAGGCTTCGGTTCTCCTTTTTACCGCCTGAGAGACCTTAGATTGGTGCATGTTAATGTCGAAGATGAG GAATACAATATACCAATCGTTGCTTTGCCTGATTTGCCCCAATTATGCTCCCTCAAACGGCTGGAAGTGCAAGTTCACACCGAAGGCTGTCATAGCCTTCTCTTCTTCACATCGTTGATCAATGCATCTCCACAGTTACGCGAGTTTAGGATTGAG GTGCGTTACTCAGACCTCTCGTCATATTTG GGGGATGTAGAGTTGTCGTTTCCTGTTATAGGTACTGCAAATGCCGTGAAATTCGTACATAGTAATCTCAAGGTGGTTGAAATTAAGGGGTATGTTGGGTGCTCGTCCGAAGAAGAGATGCTGTTGGAATTGATCAAGATTGGTCCATTGATTGAAAGGGTTGCCATTGATACTGAGACTGATTACTACTACTTTCTACAGCCACAGAGATCGGGGATGCATTTGACGGAGATTGTGGCAACCACACGAAACGAAGCTAAAGAGCGTGCCCGACATTTTGTATCCAGCTTTCTTAAGCAAATTGAAGTCATTGTGACATGA
- the LOC125203988 gene encoding F-box/FBD/LRR-repeat protein At3g26920-like isoform X1, with the protein MDLVNSTKPERHRSGNWKGSENGGLDELSDDVVIKILSQMNVKEAARMSVLAHRWRYLWRFVNGTLKFDSWETTIAIADVRKKEKFLAWVNAVVKHHQGQCIEGMVIRSDMREKDFEHNGSSIACAVDDLVYFAMNKQVQRLKLMLLFTSMYPFPDLKKLLSSYSLGFGSPFYRLRDLRLVHVNVEDEVIHYFLASCPNLEKLHIDYSSITENIKVVDPPSLRVLYIRSCSKLQCLEISASIVSLTFGGEENSLVLKRVPNLCELTIDDGICISFVLQPKQHSSYSAQLEKLILDFRLVNRVYNIPIVASPDLPQLCSLKRLEVQVHTEGRQSLLFFTSLVNASPQLREFRIEVRYSDLSSYLGDVELPFPVISAANAMKFVHSNLKVVEIEGYVGCSVEEELLLELIKIGPLIESVAIHTKTGYYHLLKTRRPLPEIVATTRNEAKERARHFVSSFPKQIEAIVI; encoded by the exons ATGGATCTCGTCAATTCTACAAAACCAGAGCGTCATCGAAGCGGAAATTGGAAG GGGAGTGAAAATGGGGGTTTGGATGAATTGAGTGATGATGTAGTGATTAAGATTCTGTCTCAAATGAATGTTAAGGAAGCTGCGAGGATGAGTGTCCTCGCGCATAGATGGAGATATTTGTGGAGGTTTGTCAATGGCACTCTGAAATTTGATAGCTGGGAGACTACCATTGCCATTGCGGATGtaaggaaaaaggaaaagttcTTGGCATGGGTGAATGCTGTGGTGAAGCATCATCAAGGTCAATGTATTGAGGGCATGGTTATTAGATCTGATATGAGGGAAAAGGATTTTGAACATAACGGTTCGAGCATAGCTTGTGCAGTTGACGATTTGGTGTACTTTGCTATGAATAAGCAAGTTCAGAGGCTCAAGTTGATGCTTTTGTTTACCAGTATGTATCCCTTCCCAGATCTTAAGAAGTTATTATCATCATATTCACTAGGCTTCGGTTCTCCTTTTTACCGCCTGAGAGACCTTAGATTGGTGCATGTTAATGTCGAAGATGAGGTGATTCATTACTTTCTTGCATCGTGTCCCAATCTTGAGAAGTTGCACATAGATTACTCTAGTATCACAGAGAATATTAAAGTTGTTGATCCACCAAGCTTGAGAGTTTTGTACATAAGAAGTTGCAGCAAGCTCCAGTGTCTGGAGATATCTGCCAGTATTGTCTCATTGACATTCGGGGGAGAGGAGAATAGTTTGGTTTTGAAGAGAGTTCCAAATCTTTGCGAGTTAACTATTGATGATGGTATCTGTATTTCCTTTGTTTTACAACCCAAGCAACACTCGAGCTATTCAGCTCAGCTGGAAAAGCTCATATTGGATTTCCGCTTAGTGAATAGA GTATACAATATACCAATTGTTGCTTCGCCTGATTTGCCCCAATTATGCTCCCTCAAACGGCTGGAAGTTCAAGTTCACACTGAAGGTCGTCAAAGCCTTCTCTTTTTCACATCGTTAGTCAATGCATCTCCACAATTACGCGAATTTAGGATTGAG GTGCGTTACTCAGACCTCTCGTCATATTTG GGAGATGTAGAGTTGCCGTTTCCTGTTATAAGTGCTGCAAATGCTATGAAATTCGTACATAGTAATCTCAAGGTGGTTGAAATTGAGGGGTATGTTGGGTGCTCGGTCGAAGAAGAGTTGCTGTTGGAACTGATCAAGATTGGTCCATTGATTGAAAGTGTTGCCATTCATACTAAGACTGGTTACTACCATCTACTCAAAACGAGGAGGCCTTTGCCGGAGATTGTGGCAACCACACGAAACGAAGCAAAGGAGCGCGCCAGACATTTTGTATCCAGCTTTCCGAAGCAAATTGAAGCCATTGTGATATGA
- the LOC125203988 gene encoding F-box/FBD/LRR-repeat protein At3g26920-like isoform X3: MDLVNSTKPERHRSGNWKGSENGGLDELSDDVVIKILSQMNVKEAARMSVLAHRWRYLWRFVNGTLKFDSWETTIAIADVRKKEKFLAWVNAVVKHHQGQCIEGMVIRSDMREKDFEHNGSSIACAVDDLVYFAMNKQVQRLKLMLLFTSMYPFPDLKKLLSSYSLGFGSPFYRLRDLRLVHVNVEDEVIHYFLASCPNLEKLHIDYSSITENIKVVDPPSLRVLYIRSCSKLQCLEISASIVSLTFGGEENSLVLKRVPNLCELTIDDGICISFVLQPKQHSSYSAQLEKLILDFRLVNRVYNIPIVASPDLPQLCSLKRLEVQVHTEGALLRPLVIFGRCRVAVSCYKCCKCYEIRT; encoded by the exons ATGGATCTCGTCAATTCTACAAAACCAGAGCGTCATCGAAGCGGAAATTGGAAG GGGAGTGAAAATGGGGGTTTGGATGAATTGAGTGATGATGTAGTGATTAAGATTCTGTCTCAAATGAATGTTAAGGAAGCTGCGAGGATGAGTGTCCTCGCGCATAGATGGAGATATTTGTGGAGGTTTGTCAATGGCACTCTGAAATTTGATAGCTGGGAGACTACCATTGCCATTGCGGATGtaaggaaaaaggaaaagttcTTGGCATGGGTGAATGCTGTGGTGAAGCATCATCAAGGTCAATGTATTGAGGGCATGGTTATTAGATCTGATATGAGGGAAAAGGATTTTGAACATAACGGTTCGAGCATAGCTTGTGCAGTTGACGATTTGGTGTACTTTGCTATGAATAAGCAAGTTCAGAGGCTCAAGTTGATGCTTTTGTTTACCAGTATGTATCCCTTCCCAGATCTTAAGAAGTTATTATCATCATATTCACTAGGCTTCGGTTCTCCTTTTTACCGCCTGAGAGACCTTAGATTGGTGCATGTTAATGTCGAAGATGAGGTGATTCATTACTTTCTTGCATCGTGTCCCAATCTTGAGAAGTTGCACATAGATTACTCTAGTATCACAGAGAATATTAAAGTTGTTGATCCACCAAGCTTGAGAGTTTTGTACATAAGAAGTTGCAGCAAGCTCCAGTGTCTGGAGATATCTGCCAGTATTGTCTCATTGACATTCGGGGGAGAGGAGAATAGTTTGGTTTTGAAGAGAGTTCCAAATCTTTGCGAGTTAACTATTGATGATGGTATCTGTATTTCCTTTGTTTTACAACCCAAGCAACACTCGAGCTATTCAGCTCAGCTGGAAAAGCTCATATTGGATTTCCGCTTAGTGAATAGA GTATACAATATACCAATTGTTGCTTCGCCTGATTTGCCCCAATTATGCTCCCTCAAACGGCTGGAAGTTCAAGTTCACACTGAAG GTGCGTTACTCAGACCTCTCGTCATATTTG GGAGATGTAGAGTTGCCGTTTCCTGTTATAAGTGCTGCAAATGCTATGAAATTCGTACATAG
- the LOC125203988 gene encoding F-box/FBD/LRR-repeat protein At3g26920-like isoform X2 codes for MDLVNSTKPERHRSGNWKGSENGGLDELSDDVVIKILSQMNVKEAARMSVLAHRWRYLWRFVNGTLKFDSWETTIAIADVRKKEKFLAWVNAVVKHHQGQCIEGMVIRSDMREKDFEHNGSSIACAVDDLVYFAMNKQVQRLKLMLLFTSMYPFPDLKKLLSSYSLGFGSPFYRLRDLRLVHVNVEDEVIHYFLASCPNLEKLHIDYSSITENIKVVDPPSLRVLYIRSCSKLQCLEISASIVSLTFGGEENSLVLKRVPNLCELTIDDGICISFVLQPKQHSSYSAQLEKLILDFRLVNRVYNIPIVASPDLPQLCSLKRLEVQVHTEGRQSLLFFTSLVNASPQLREFRIEGDVELPFPVISAANAMKFVHSNLKVVEIEGYVGCSVEEELLLELIKIGPLIESVAIHTKTGYYHLLKTRRPLPEIVATTRNEAKERARHFVSSFPKQIEAIVI; via the exons ATGGATCTCGTCAATTCTACAAAACCAGAGCGTCATCGAAGCGGAAATTGGAAG GGGAGTGAAAATGGGGGTTTGGATGAATTGAGTGATGATGTAGTGATTAAGATTCTGTCTCAAATGAATGTTAAGGAAGCTGCGAGGATGAGTGTCCTCGCGCATAGATGGAGATATTTGTGGAGGTTTGTCAATGGCACTCTGAAATTTGATAGCTGGGAGACTACCATTGCCATTGCGGATGtaaggaaaaaggaaaagttcTTGGCATGGGTGAATGCTGTGGTGAAGCATCATCAAGGTCAATGTATTGAGGGCATGGTTATTAGATCTGATATGAGGGAAAAGGATTTTGAACATAACGGTTCGAGCATAGCTTGTGCAGTTGACGATTTGGTGTACTTTGCTATGAATAAGCAAGTTCAGAGGCTCAAGTTGATGCTTTTGTTTACCAGTATGTATCCCTTCCCAGATCTTAAGAAGTTATTATCATCATATTCACTAGGCTTCGGTTCTCCTTTTTACCGCCTGAGAGACCTTAGATTGGTGCATGTTAATGTCGAAGATGAGGTGATTCATTACTTTCTTGCATCGTGTCCCAATCTTGAGAAGTTGCACATAGATTACTCTAGTATCACAGAGAATATTAAAGTTGTTGATCCACCAAGCTTGAGAGTTTTGTACATAAGAAGTTGCAGCAAGCTCCAGTGTCTGGAGATATCTGCCAGTATTGTCTCATTGACATTCGGGGGAGAGGAGAATAGTTTGGTTTTGAAGAGAGTTCCAAATCTTTGCGAGTTAACTATTGATGATGGTATCTGTATTTCCTTTGTTTTACAACCCAAGCAACACTCGAGCTATTCAGCTCAGCTGGAAAAGCTCATATTGGATTTCCGCTTAGTGAATAGA GTATACAATATACCAATTGTTGCTTCGCCTGATTTGCCCCAATTATGCTCCCTCAAACGGCTGGAAGTTCAAGTTCACACTGAAGGTCGTCAAAGCCTTCTCTTTTTCACATCGTTAGTCAATGCATCTCCACAATTACGCGAATTTAGGATTGAG GGAGATGTAGAGTTGCCGTTTCCTGTTATAAGTGCTGCAAATGCTATGAAATTCGTACATAGTAATCTCAAGGTGGTTGAAATTGAGGGGTATGTTGGGTGCTCGGTCGAAGAAGAGTTGCTGTTGGAACTGATCAAGATTGGTCCATTGATTGAAAGTGTTGCCATTCATACTAAGACTGGTTACTACCATCTACTCAAAACGAGGAGGCCTTTGCCGGAGATTGTGGCAACCACACGAAACGAAGCAAAGGAGCGCGCCAGACATTTTGTATCCAGCTTTCCGAAGCAAATTGAAGCCATTGTGATATGA
- the LOC125207364 gene encoding linoleate 13S-lipoxygenase 3-1, chloroplastic-like: protein MALARELMGLSLMEKSSFFASASSTRLVLKQNRSRSFLPLEGRRVQVVIRRSTTTTPVAAISEDLDLDLVKVLPEKAVKFKVRAVVTVRNKSKEDFKETLVKHLDAFTDKIGRNVVLELISTDFDPKTKAPKKSKEAVLKDWSKKSNLKTERVNYTAEFEVDSNFGTPGAITVNNKHQKEFFLESITIEGFASGPVHFPCNSWVQPRKDHPTKRIFFTNKPYLPHETPEGLKALREKELRELRGDGQGERKLCDRVYDFDVYNDLGNPDKGIDFARPLLGGDKIPYPRRCRTGRAPMDTDMKSESRVEKPLPTYVPRDEQFEESKMNAFSTGRLKAVLHNLIPSLMASISANNQDFKGFSDIDSLYSEGLLLKLGLHDEIMNKIQLPKAVTTIQEGGLLKYDLPKIVSKDKYAWLRDDEFARQAIAGVNPVSIERLQSFPPVSKLDPEVYGPLESALKEEHIAGQLNGMTIQEALDANKLFIIDYHDIYLPFIDKINALDGRKSYATRTVYFLTDAGTLKPIAIELSLAPSSTKPNRVVTPPVDATTYWMWQLAKAHVCSNDAGVHQLVHHWLRTHATLEPFILAAHRQMSAMHPIFKLLDPHMRYTLEINGLARQSLLSVDGVIESCFTPGRYCMEMSAAAYSSFWRFDQESLPADLIRRGMAVPDPTQPHGLKLVVEDYPYASDGLMIWGAIENWVRHYVNHYYPDSARVCNDKELQAWYAESINVGHADLRHADWWPTLATPEDLSSILTTLIWLASAQHAALNFGQYPYGGYVPNRPPLMRRLIPDENDPEYAIFLSDPQKYFFCALPSLLQATKFMAVVDTLSTHSPDEEYLGERHHQSIWSGDAEVIEAFYEFSAEIRQIEKEIEKRNSDPSLRNRCGAGVLPYELLVPSSEPGVTCRGVPNSVSI, encoded by the exons ATGGCGCTAGCTAGGGAGCTCATGGGCTTGTCTCTGATGGAGAAATCGTCGTTCTTCGCTTCTGCTTCGTCGACGAGGCTGGTTCTGAAGCAGAATCGGAGCCGGTCTTTTCTGCCCCTGGAGGGGAGGAGAGTACAAGTGGTGATACGGAGGAGTACAACCACCACCCCTGTTGCGGCGATCAGTgaggatttggatttggatttggtgAAAGTGCTGCCGGAAAAGGCTGTGAAATTCAAGGTTAGGGCGGTTGTGACTGTGAGGAACAAGAGCAAGGAGGATTTTAAGGAGACTTTGGTTAAGCATTTGGATGCTTTCACTGATAAGATTGGGAGGAATGTTGTTTTGGAGCTGATCAGCACTGATTTTGATCCCA AAACAAAGGCTCCAAAGAAGAGCAAAGAAGCTGTGTTGAAGGACTGGTCCAAGAAATCAAACCTCAAGACTGAGAGAGTGAATTACACAGCAGAGTTTGAGGTGGATTCAAATTTTGGGACTCCTGGTGCAATTACAGTTAACAATAAACACCAAAAGGAATTCTTTCTGGAGAGTATCACAATTGAAGGATTTGCAAGTGGCCCTGTGCATTTTCCCTGCAATTCTTGGGTTCAGCCCAGGAAAGATCATCCTACAAAGAGAATTTTCTTCACTAATAAG CCATATTTGCCACATGAAACACCTGAGGGACTAAAGGCTCTTAGAGAGAAGGAGCTGAGAGAATTGAGGGGTGATGGACAAGGAGAAAGAAAACTGTGTGATAGAGTGTATGACTTTGATGTGTACAATGATCTCGGAAATCCAGACAAGGGGATCGACTTTGCTCGACCGCTTCTTGGTGGCGACAAGATTCCTTATCCTAGGCGCTGTCGAACAGGGCGCGCTCCCATGGATACTG ATATGAAGTCTGAGAGCAGAGTAGAGAAGCCTCTGCCTACGTATGTGCCTAGAGACGAGCAATTTGAGGAGTCGAAGATGAATGCCTTTTCAACCGGGAGGCTGAAGGCGGTCCTTCATAACCTCATACCGTCTCTGATGGCTAGCATATCAGCGAATAACCAAGATTTCAAGGGATTCTCGGACATTGACAGCCTGTACAGTGAAGGCCTTCTCCTCAAACTCGGCCTCCACGACGAGATCATGAACAAGATCCAATTGCCTAAAGCTGTCACCACAATTCAAGAAGGTGGTCTGCTCAAATATGACCTTCCAAAGATTGTATCAA AGGACAAATATGCATGGTTGAGGGATGACGAGTTTGCTCGTCAAGCCATAGCCGGGGTGAACCCTGTCTCCATTGAGAGGCTTCAGTCGTTTCCCCCAGTGAGTAAACTTGACCCCGAAGTCTATGGACCTCTGGAATCAGCTCTCAAGGAAGAACACATTGCTGGACAACTCAATGGCATGACCATACAAGAG GCTTTGGATGCGAACAAGCTCTTTATCATTGATTACCATGACATTTACTTGCCATTCATCGACAAAATCAATGCCCTTGATGGCCGGAAATCATACGCAACACGAACTGTTTACTTCTTGACCGATGCTGGAACCCTCAAGCCCATAGCTATAGAGCTCAGTCTTGCGCCAAGCTCTACGAAGCCAAACCGTGTAGTCACACCGCCGGTGGATGCCACCACCTATTGGATGTGGCAGCTGGCTAAAGCCCATGTTTGCTCTAATGATGCCGGAGTTCATCAGCTTGTCCACCATTG GCTACGAACCCACGCAACACTGGAGCCGTTCATCTTGGCAGCGCATAGGCAGATGAGCGCTATGCACCCGATTTTTAAGCTCTTGGATCCTCACATGAGGTACACGCTGGAGATCAATGGGCTAGCTCGCCAAAGCTTGCTCAGTGTGGACGGTGTGATTGAGTCTTGCTTCACCCCCGGCCGTTACTGTATGGAGATGAGCGCGGCTGCCTATTCGAGCTTCTGGCGCTTTGATCAAGAAAGCCTCCCTGCCGATCTCATCAGAAG AGGAATGGCCGTGCCGGACCCCACACAGCCGCACGGGCTGAAATTGGTTGTCGAAGACTATCCGTACGCGTCGGACGGGCTAATGATATGGGGCGCTATCGAGAATTGGGTCCGACATTACGTGAACCACTACTACCCCGACTCGGCCCGAGTCTGCAACGACAAGGAGTTGCAGGCTTGGTACGCCGAGTCCATCAATGTGGGCCACGCAGATCTACGTCACGCAGACTGGTGGCCCACATTGGCAACTCCTGAGGACTTGAGTTCGATTCTCACCACCTTAATATGGCTAGCATCGGCCCAACACGCGGCCCTAAACTTCGGCCAGTACCCCTACGGAGGGTATGTCCCGAACCGGCCGCCGCTCATGCGGCGGCTCATCCCCGACGAGAACGACCCGGAGTACGCCATTTTCCTCTCCGACCCGCAAAAGTACTTCTTTTGCGCGCTCCCGAGCTTGCTACAAGCCACGAAGTTCATGGCGGTGGTCGACACGTTGTCGACTCACTCGCCCGACGAGGAGTACCTCGGCGAGAGGCATCACCAGTCCATATGGTCCGGTGATGCCGAGGTCATCGAGGCGTTTTACGAGTTCTCGGCCGAGATAAGGCAGATCGAGAAGGAAATCGAGAAGAGAAACTCGGACCCGAGCCTTCGGAACCGGTGCGGCGCCGGAGTCTTGCCGTATGAGCTTCTCGTGCCGAGTTCGGAACCAGGAGTGACATGTAGAGGTGTACCTAATAGTGTGTCCATATAA